The proteins below come from a single Triticum aestivum cultivar Chinese Spring chromosome 5D, IWGSC CS RefSeq v2.1, whole genome shotgun sequence genomic window:
- the LOC123124347 gene encoding zealexin A1 synthase, which translates to MMDFTALSPLLLLFLVLLILKLVIDHYASPTRGQRLPPGPWQLPVIGSLHHLLLSRSGDLPHRAMRDLSCSHGPLMLLRLGAVPTLVVSSAEAAREVMKTHDAAFASRHLSATLDIISCGGKGILFSHYNDRWRELRRICVHELFSQRRVLSFRPAREDEVARLLRAVSDGCRGGQAVNLSEKMCRMTNDSVVRAAIGGRCRHRDEFLHELDEAVRLTGGINLADLYPSSRLVRRLSVAARDMVRCQRNIYRIVQSIIRERAGAATAERDEDLLGVLLRLQKDGGLQFELTTEIISTVIFDIFSAGSETSSTTLEWAMSELMRNPRVLHKVQSEVREAFKGQDKLTEDDITKVRLGYLHQVIKEALRLHPPAALLLPRECRETCRVMGYDVPKGTKVFVNVWAMGRDDKYWGDAEAFRPERFENSTVDFKGADFEFLPFGAGRRMCPGMSLGMANMELALASLLFHFEWELPCAVGAEDMDMTETFGITVRRKSKLWVHAKPHVPCEN; encoded by the exons ATGATGGACTTCACGGCGCTCTCACCGCTACTCCTCCTCTTCTTGGTTCTCCTCATCCTCAAACTGGTCATCGACCACTACGCATCGCCAACCCGCGGGCAGCGGCTGCCCCCGGGCCCATGGCAGCTGCCGGTCATCGGCAGCCTGCACCACCTCCTGCTGTCGCGCTCCGGGGACCTGCCCCACCGGGCCATGCGCGACCTCTCCTGCTCCCACGGCCCGCTCATGCTCCTCCGCCTCGGCGCCGTGCCCACGCTCGTCGTCTCCTCCGCCGAGGCCGCCAGGGAGGTGATGAAGACCCACGACGCCGCCTTCGCCAGCCGCCACCTCAGCGCCACGCTCGACATCATCAGCTGCGGTGGCAAGGGCATCCTCTTCTCCCACTACAACGACCGCTGGCGCGAGCTCCGCAGGATCTGCGTGCACGAGCTCTTCAGCCAGCGCCGCGTGCTCTCCTTCCGCCCCGCCCGGGAGGACGAGGTCGCTCGCCTCCTGCGCGCTGTCTCCGACGGGTGCCGCGGCGGCCAAGCCGTCAACCTCAGCGAGAAGATGTGCCGCATGACCAACGATTCCGTGGTGCGCGCGGCCATCGGCGGGAGGTGCCGCCACCGCGACGAGTTCTTGCACGAGCTCGACGAGGCCGTGCGGCTCACCGGCGGCATCAACCTCGCCGACCTGTACCCGTCGTCGCGGCTCGTGCGCAGGCTCAGCGTCGCCGCGCGGGACATGGTCAGGTGCCAGAGGAACATCTACCGCATCGTGCAGAGCATCATAAGAGAACGCGCCGGCGCGGCCACGGCCGAGAGAGACGAGGACCTGCTCGGCGTCCTCCTGAGGCTGCAGAAAGACGGCGGCCTGCAGTTTGAACTCACAACAGAGATCATCAGCACCGTCATCTTC GACATTTTCTCTGCCGGGAGCGAGACATCGTCGACGACGCTAGAATGGGCCATGTCGGAGCTTATGAGAAACCCACGAGTTCTCCACAAGGTGCAGTCGGAGGTGAGAGAGGCCTTCAAGGGGCAAGACAAGCTCACCGAGGACGATATCACCAAGGTGAGGCTAGGTTACCTCCACCAGGTGATAAAGGAGGCCCTAAGGCTGCACCCGCCGGCGGCGCTCCTGCTGCCGCGGGAGTGCCGCGAGACGTGCCGGGTGATGGGCTACGACGTGCCCAAGGGCACCAAGGTGTTCGTCAACGTGTGGGCGATGGGAAGGGACGACAAGTACTGGGGTGACGCCGAGGCATTCAGGCCGGAGAGGTTCGAGAACAGCACCGTCGACTTCAAGGGCGCCGACTTCGAGTTCCTCCCCTTCGGAGCTGGCCGGAGGATGTGCCCCGGCATGTCGCTCGGGATGGCCAACATGGAGCTGGCGCTCGCTAGCCTCCTTTTCCACTTCGAGTGGGAGCTGCCCTGTGCCGTCGGGGCCGAAGACATGGACATGACGGAGACCTTCGGCATCACGGTGAGAAGGAAGTCCAAGCTCTGGGTGCACGCAAAACCCCATGTTCCATGTGAGAATTGA